The Myxocyprinus asiaticus isolate MX2 ecotype Aquarium Trade chromosome 31, UBuf_Myxa_2, whole genome shotgun sequence genome has a segment encoding these proteins:
- the LOC127422667 gene encoding calcium-binding protein 39, with the protein MPFPFGKSHKCPADIVKNLKDNMTILEKQDISDKKAEKASEEVSKSLLAMKDILYGTNEKEPQTEAVAQLAQELYNSGLLSTLIADLQLIDFEGKKDVAQIFNNILRRQIGTRTPTVEYLCTQQNILFMLLKGYESPDIALNCGIMLRECIRHEPLAKITLCSEQLYDFFRYVEMSTFDIASDAFATFKDLLTRHKLLSAEFLEQHYDRFFSEYEKLLHSENYVTKRQSLKLLGELLLDRHNFTIMTKYISKPENIKLMMNLLRDKSRNIQFEAFHVFKVFVANPNKNQPILDILLKNQTKLIEFLSKFQNDRTEDEQFSDEKTYLIKQIRDLKRPTPQDA; encoded by the exons ATGCCGTTCCCTTTCGGTAAGTCTCACAAGTGTCCAGCGGACATTGTGAAGAACCTGAAGGACAACATGACCATTCTGGAGAAACAGGACATCTCGGATAAGAAGGCTGAGAAG gccTCTGAGGAGGTTTCCAAATCTCTGCTGGCGATGAAGGATATTCTTTACGGCACTAATGAGAAGGAGCCGCAGACAGAGGCCGTGGCTCAGCTCGCTCAAGAGCTCTACAATAGCGGTCTGCTCAGCACACTCATCGCAGACCTGCAGCTTATTGACTTTGAG GGCAAGAAAGATGTGGCGCAAATCTTTAACAATATTCTGAGACGTCAGATCGGCACACGGACACCCACTGTGGAATACCTGTGTACTCAACAGAACATACTGTTCATGCTGCTTAAAGG ATACGAGTCTCCTGATATCGCTCTGAACTGTGGAATAATGCTGAGGGAATGTATTCGGCACGAGCCGCTGGCCAAGATTACCCTCTGCTCTGAGCAGCTCTACGATTTCTTTAGATATGTGGAGATGTCCACCTTCGACATCGCCTCGGATGCATTCGCCACTTTTAaa GATTTGTTGACAAGACACAAACTGCTTAGTGCTGAGTTTCTGGAGCAGCACTATGATAGA TTCTTCAGTGAATATGAGAAACTTCTTCACTCAGAAAACTACGTCACTAAGAGGCAGTCACTGAAG ctTTTGGGAGAGCTGCTTTTGGACCGGCACAACTTTACTATAATGACGAAGTACATAAGCAAACCAGAGAACATCAAACTCATGATGAATCTACTGAGAGACAAAAGCCGCAACATCCAGTTTGAGGCCTTCCATGTCTTTAAG GTGTTTGTGGCCAATCCGAACAAGAACCAGCCCATTCTCGACATCTTGCTGAAGAACCAGACCAAACTAATCGAGTTTCTAAGCAAGTTTCAGAATGACCGCACCGAGGACGAGCAATTCAGTGACGAGAAGACCTATCTAATTAAACAAATCCGTGACCTCAAGAGGCCAACCCCGCAGGACGCCTGA
- the LOC127422441 gene encoding integral membrane protein 2C-like — translation MVKISFQPIAGQKADKEDSDGDKTQIFIPHAHVEEELVLPVGRKRSSLSGLCCLTSALIVFTCSLIYASIYIYRYYIIPQVPDQSRFHCRVVYEDSVSAPLRGSHELEENVGIYLKENYEQISVPVPDFSNTDPADIIHDFHRGLTAYHDIALDKCYVIELNTSVVMPPRNLWELLINVKKGTYLPQTYIVQEEMVVTGRVNNMHQLGRFIYRLCNGKDTYRLRRRTSRRRITRREAQNCHRIRHFENTFVVETVICETP, via the exons ATGGTGAAGATCAGCTTTCAGCCCATCGCAGGACAAAAGGCCGATAAAGAGGATAGTGATGGAGATAAGACTCAAATATTCATACCGCATGCACat GTGGAAGAGGAACTGGTCTTGCCTGTCGGACGAAAACGCTCCTCTTTGAGTGGACTCTGCTGTCTGACATCTGCACTGATTGTCTTCACCTGCAGTCTGATATATGCTTCAATATATATCTACCGGTACTACATCATTCCTCAG GTTCCCGATCAAAGTCGATTCCACTGCCGTGTGGTGTATGAGGACTCGGTGTCGGCTCCACTGCGAGGGTCTCATGAGCTGGAGGAGAATGTGGGGATTTACCTAAAGGAAAACTATGAGCAAATCAGTGTGCCTGTGCCCGACTTTAGCAACACAGACCCTGCTGACATCATTCATGATTTTCACAGG GGTCTGACAGCCTATCATGACATCGCCTTAGACAAGTGTTACGTCATCGAGCTCAATACCAGTGTGGTAATGCCACCACGTAACCTCTGGGAACTGCTCATCAACGTCAAG AAAGGGACTTATCTTCCCCAGACATACATTGTCCAAGAAGAAATGGTTGTGACTGGCCGTGTTAATAACATGCATCAGCTCGGGCGTTTTATTTACCGTCTGTGTAACGGTAAAGATACGTACAGGCTTCGTCGACGCACCTCTCGCCGTC GTATCACCAGGCGTGAGGCGCAGAACTGTCACCGCATCCGTCACTTTGAGAACACTTTTGTGGTGGAGACAGTAATTTGTGAGACCCCATAG